The following are encoded in a window of Struthio camelus isolate bStrCam1 chromosome Z, bStrCam1.hap1, whole genome shotgun sequence genomic DNA:
- the LOC138060866 gene encoding atos homolog protein B-like, with the protein MRHIHTEASLPPERSTDSGLSRPGGEAALEPSSQRCTRRGILMGYNETEIKRQKVYQVSIFSHLSSSSESTEQRTGSRPAVKRGYPEQRTPEGARDPKRTHWGGGGADGKWDGGPGHGSLDDDDAFEDGLLVEELSLCGSAQHFSHSGLRVVEHRCEGSPSHSPKASREDRSQDASSSRPQHIACSTLHTRDHCPVPPGDQPEDYGERASGHNVLELDLHNIAQMPRADSGKREKPRDGPAHSSQAGREGEWPVMANGCKEPPAPQTALSPEPSSLSSLEKTPCGSSRLSGSSCPAKRKLLPAGEVAADSCSEDESLSPPARKKRAPPCHPVPTACRSTDAKGAPFWNHLLPAAKSSADCTTVGRRLKSGLRLKSRHLRSSLRRGTRPSAAPWTTTTVSHALLGNFEESILKGRFAPSGRIEGFTAEIGASGSYCPQHATLPVDVTYFDISEHSAPSPFLGVIDLEALGKKGYSVPKAGTIQVTLFNPNKTVVKMFLVTYDFQDMPANHMTFLRHRIFLVPVEEEEGAVVASSDPPGTSPPRRVLCYLMHLRFHSSKSGKIYLHDDIRLLFSRKSIEVDSGIPYELKSFTEMPRNPCYSPWA; encoded by the exons ATGCGGCACATCCACACGGAGGCGTCCCTGCCCCCAGAGCGCAGCACGGACTCTGGCCTGTCCCGGCCAGGTGGAGAGGCAGCCTTAGAGCCTTCCTCACAACGCTGCACTCGCCGCGGCATCCTCATGGGCTACAACGAGACAGAGATCAAGCGCCAGAAGGTTTACCAGGTCTCTATCTTCTCCCATCTCTCCAGCTCTTCCGAGAGCACAGAGCAGCGGACAGGCAGCCGACCAGCTGTGAAGAGGGGGTACCCCGAGCAGCGAACTCCAGAGGGGGCACGCGATCCCAAACGAACTCactggggtggcgggggggcagacGGCAAATGGGACGGGGGTCCCGGGCACGGTTCCCTGGACGATGACGATGCCTTCGAGGATGGTCTGCTGGTGGAGGAGCTATCCCTGTGCGGCTCTGCGCAGCACTTCTCCCACAGCGGGCTGCGGGTGGTGGAGCACCGATGTGAGGGCAGCCCAAGCCACAGTCCCAAGGCTAGCAGAGAAGACAGGTCGCAGGATGCCTCATCCTCCCGGCCACAGCACATTGCTTGCAGTACTTTGCACACAAGAGACCATTGCCCTGTCCCACCAGGGGATCAGCCTGAAGACTATGGGGAGAGGGCAAGTGGCCACAACGTACTTGAACTTGATTTGCACAATATTGCACAAATGCCCCGGGCAGActctgggaagagagagaagccgAGGGACGGCCCTGCTCATAGCAGCCAGGCTGGCAGAGAAGGGGAATGGCCAGTGATGGCCAACGGGTGcaaggagcccccagctcctcagACAGCACTCagccccgagcccagcagcctgAGCTCCTTGGAGAAGACACCCTGTGGGAGCAGTCGGCTCAGCGGGAGCAGCTGCCCAGCCAAACggaagctgctgcctgctggagaggTTGCAGCTGACTCCTGCTCTGAGGACGAGAGCCTGTCCCCACCAGCGAGGAAGAAGAGGGCCCCGCCATGTCATCCAGTGCCCACGGCCTGCCGCAGCACTGATGCCAAGGGGGCTCCTTTCTGGAATCACCTGCTTCCAGCAGCCAAG agctctgcagattGCACTACAGTCGGGAGAAGGCTGAAGAGCGGGCTGCGCCTCAAATC GCGACATCTCCGGAGCAGCCTCCGGAGAGGGACCCggccctctgcagccccctggACCACCACCACAGTCAGTCATGCTCTGCTGGGCAACTTTGAG GAGTCCATCCTGAAGGGGCGCTTTGCACCGTCAGGGAGGATCGAGGGTTTCACAGCAGAGATCGGAGCCAGCGGCTCCTACTGCCCCCAGCATGCCACCCTGCCTGTCGACGTCACCTACTTCGACATCTCTGAACACAGCGCGCCCTCGCCTTTTCTG GGAGTGATTGACTTGGAGGCCTTGGGAAAGAAGGGTTACAGTGTCCCCAAAGCTGGAACCATCCAAGTG ACCTTATTTAACCCCAACAAGACTGTGGTGAAGATGTTCTTGGTGACGTACGACTTCCAGGACATGCCAGCCAACCACATGACCTTCCTACGCCACCGCATCTTCTTGGTGCccgtggaagaggaggagggggccgTCGTGGCCTCCAGCGACCCACCAGGCACCAGCCCACCCCGCAGGGTCCTCTGCTACCTGATGCACCTGAG GTTTCACAGCTCCAAGTCGGGGAAGATCTACCTTCATGACGATATCCGGCTGCTCTTCTCCCGCAAGTCAATCGAGGTCGACTCCGGGATCCCCTATGAACTGAAATCCTTTACGGAGATGCCAAGGAACCCTTGCTACTCACCGTGGGCCTAA